The sequence ttcatccagaatagatgatggctaattggttgatccattccagtcacactggtttcggagctcgagtgaaactccatatcggaatccgagggacttgaactagtggcaagttccatttcgtacgattgaataaaggatttttcgatatgaaataattttcggctatcggatggtattctaattacatagaatatctatatatatagaacaaaagatttcgtagattacggaggaatttacggaatatgtgaggcagagtttacagtaatagatacgctaagatatgatttagcagatatactaagatatgaattttgtctatacactatctatgcaataattgaagtaagacacgtcaagacttaagatgataaacaggtaatttccgacaagaaatgataagcaaaacttttgacatgtagacatggccgaagtccagactcactaatgcatcctaacaactatcagttagacacactaatacaagacctggttcgctaagaccaccgctctgataccaactgaaacgactcgtccatattactataaacgcagtacgttattcattggtcccatagcgaggtatttgacctctatatgatacgttttagaaaaatattgcattcgtttcataaaaagcacaccattattatatataatgcatgttttaaaaaaGTGGAATTATTTAAGAAAtgatccccatgatacatcggttaccaaatactacacacatgacatagcagttgaatataatacatgacaaaggttttattgaatgcaacacttcatttaaacaaaagcatgagactccatgcacagcttgctcagataatgcaacatcaaaagactttcttaaggacctgagaataaacatgcttaaacagtcaacacaaaggttggtgagatatataggtttagcatcgatataaatatagaccacaagatttcatagttataaatatatgtacactcgcaagtgtataaaagtattctataagttgttgagcgcttcggtaaccatacttaacaattaatgtagcatattccctttattatgaaatctccctacacggtaccaagtgtagtaaaaatgaagtactatgcaaccgtttatgatactagagcgactagcccggttggggttgtcaaacccgatagatctatcaataggattcgcgcttacatgttcttacaacatgtaaatattagttgacaagctattagggaagatatgcaaggtggtacaactcaacgtaggatatattttaagtacttgtgtccatagcgtaaaacataaaatgcatgtattctcatcccaaaatatttttagagtttaaaaatgggactatatactcacggtagtaaaagtatattattaataagttttcagcttattaaaaatatgaccgtcatccttggattcacgaacctgcaacaataataatgattcagataataatacgacatgtgaataaaataaaacaagttcatagaatacttatatattaatttttaacatttttatgttagtagtcctttgttagtagtccaaaatagtccgaaatatccaacagtccaataatcggtatatatataatcttagaattaccccacgatgtattgtatacgtattgtctttgcatcaacccagagacgtattgtatacgtattgtcttagaatttatcaaaacgtattgtatacttattgtcttaggatttatcaaaacgtattgtgtacttattgtcatggaatgtaccaagattattattatatatatatatatatatatatatatatatatatatatatatatatatatatatatatatatatatatatatacaatctcggaattaactaagattataatattttgttatactaatgataacatatccaaatatatataggatataggaaaagttagcaaggatatggttaatatagtttttacaatataaatttcgtccatacaacgttaattttagcagattttgttttgctcgccaaatatgcattacaactccgtttaaagtgaatcaaattgctatggattccttaagaagttaattttttaaaaataattcgaaaagttcagcccatgttTTAATATTCAGAGTtgtaccctctttttgtgccggtggacagatttggaagaatcccggcacccacccaatatatgatttttgataaaatacttccaatttgtctaaaatcatgaaacaaatactggaagtcttatttacatatattaacatatttccaaagtcttagtctcgaactcaaagtctaagataggtttttaattcccaacccaaaacagcccgctttttaccgaatggagattaaacgatatatgttaagtttcaaggtgttcttcatatgtacaagttataagttcttatattaacttaatataacatcataatacatataaataagtgttattagagttaagttagaaagattagattagttcttcaaacaagtttagaatcaactaaactatgttctagtttataaactcttatatagatagctataaacatatgaattgaacaagagttgaaattgagtttttacctcaagtttagaatgcaaagttgctgaaaagaagtagtagaacaaaacttgagagagttcttgcaagtgtgtgtgagaattggaagtaaaatttagaaaatgaatgtgtaaaaatgagttagaaatggttataggcttgaaaatttgatttttagtgaaaatatctaagataagttaaaatgtaatatgtcatggatgacatattaaattgattaggtcatggatgacatattacacaaataattgcagatttctattggtatataccaatagtaaatacttctagaagctgtgtataatacgggtaaaaatgctgtatgaatgcgagtagaattcttgaggaaattgaacgaaaatacaagtatagctatcctttatatgtattggtatattataaagtgtatttaatacttgtaaggatgtatttatactcgtaatacattatatgtaaatatattttaacataagttaattacgtcgtttaaatagtaacatatatattgttcaaaaactctttaaattagtagtataaaaatatatatatataatactttgttaatatacttaatgttatatatatatatatatatatatatatatatatatatatatatatatatatatatatataattaatacaagttatgacgttcgtgaatcgtaagaataaaagggtgactaaaagcttgtgtaaaactctttccggaggttcaagacttattaaaattcattttttatcaattcggaattattaaatcatgtaaatagtacaatcaagtagtcagaaaaatccaggtcgttacatAGATAGACGAAACATAAGCCCAAATATAAGTGGGCTAAGATGTTAAATAGTATTCTAGGAAAAAAAAATCTGTGTTAATGAAGTGAAGGATTCGGTTAATTTTCAGACAATGAGATTTCAACGGGTTTAGGAGAACGTTTTTAGGTTAAAAGGGCCGAAGTTTTTTTTATAGATAAATTAATAGCCTAAACTATTAGCAATATCTTGAAAAGTATGAATGAGGAAAAGTTGAAGCATATAAATTGAAACAactaaattaaaaatatttttcatTGTTAAGTCAAGCTCATTTGTTGTAATTTAAAAGTTTAACAATATATTTAGAACTTTTACTTTGTAAATAATGCATCTTCCTGAATATATAACAAAAAATAcatatcgttttttttttttttttttgtatatttgAAGTTAACCGTGGATTCAGATAGATCCCTTTTAAAGCaagatatatttatgaaaaattgCGCATAATCAGACTACATTGCTTAGATAATagtataatataaagataaagcgtAAATTATCATAATTGAAATAAAAAAATCCATTTAAAAAAACAGTTGAACCAAATAAACAAAAGCAATCAAGTAAAAGCACTAAACAATTGTCTTAATGAACCAAAAACAATAAACTCGGTCACAAAAGATAAGGAAATTTCCAGAAAACCACCATATTGTTTTAAATTATCAAAAATAACAATGAAAAGCACCACAAGTGTCTTCGAATCTATGGGTTGAGATTTTTCTGGACCATAGAAGTGGTTGACTTCACTGACAGCGGACTTTCTCTGCCCTCTTGCTTGACAACCTTTTTTGGTGGTGTATATTCGATAGTGTTTGAAAGATCAACCGTTGGAGTATCATCAGATCCATTAGAAGAACCACACTGCAAAGTACAATTTAATCTAATGAAACTTATTTGCAAACAAATTGTAAGACGTAAATTTTCTTGAAATACTATGTTACTAACCTTGGTTGAAGATGACTCAATCAAATCATCTAAAAGTTTGAGCTTAGCAGAATTATTTGTCTTTGAACCATGTGTTAACAAAATACAATAACAGATAAGGACATTAACTAAATGACGTGTTGAACATTTTGAACACATAAAAGTAgacttttatattttttaaaaacttgaTTGAATACCTTCTCTTTTTTATATTCTTCAACAAACTTTTCCACAAACGCTTCATCCTCACTTGCATCCTTGACAGTAAAGATGGGATTAGACTGTTTGAGATTATATTCGCTAACTTCAACCTTAAATATGCATTTTTCCCAATAAGAGTATTTAACTCATCCGGTTGGTCCTGACTTTCAGGTATTGATTTATGAAGCTCGTATGCAGACTTTCCTAAAAAGTTTAAAACTTGCGTCTCAAACAGTGTCAAGGATTCCGTTCTATTTGATTCATCAGTTGTATCTTCTACACGAACATTAACCTTGTACCTGAtattgatataaataaatattagatgAATCCACATTTAATCTTGATGACatacattaataaaaaaaaatagaaagtttAACTATATGTTAAACATAACCTGACACAAACTTGTGGATTATCATGGCATCTAGCACTATTACACCTACGCTTGACTAACATGAGTGCATCAATATCAAGTGTTAGGTCCACAACAGGTTTGGTTAGTTTAGCAATTCGATGGCACTTTCGACATCCAATATACGACCATTCATCATCGGGGAGCACAACAATAATCTGTGCTTGAATAGCATGAAGACCAGGCTACAGACGGATATAATTATTATGTTGTTAATCTAAATGATTAATTTATCGTTAAATACGAACGTACAGTAAATTGCAACACTATGAAAATAAATACAACAGATAATAAAGTTGTGAACTCTTACGCCGCATATAGGTAACTCATTACAGCCTACACAAGTAACTTGATTAAACCACCCATCAACTTGCTTTCCTGGTGGAGTGAGTGTGGGTGCCAATGATGTTTGCGAGTCCTGTGTAGTATGGATTTCCAATAGCCTACAACAAACATTTAATAAGAGGCTCTAATGTATTTCATGAATCACTAAATAGCAAATTGTATTTCATGAACAGGTTCAACATCAGCATTCAATGACACTTGAGTG comes from Rutidosis leptorrhynchoides isolate AG116_Rl617_1_P2 chromosome 4, CSIRO_AGI_Rlap_v1, whole genome shotgun sequence and encodes:
- the LOC139841172 gene encoding uncharacterized protein, which produces MASNHMLIIKQINPKRVFVNLRVKLLSMETMSNINFDQGPEFRDLIVSDEEGDRIGVPIKNFYKPKYEALLKIQHNYNIRNAFVGTNPFKGRMTHYNHESKLNINHKTSVLPLPESEWNGENGFKFILFDEILDENKTVEHVTADVIGRVSNYSLEKQYRDGDDLQSKYIVIELKDLNDNLLSCTLWGTFIREFQKRLKEASDQDCVILIVQFGRTKKHCDMIVRSDWNFTQVSLNADVEPDSQTSLAPTLTPPGKQVDGWFNQVTCVGCNELPICGPGLHAIQAQIIVVLPDDEWSYIGCRKCHRIAKLTKPVVDLTLDIDALMLVKRRCNSARCHDNPQVCVRYKVNVRVEDTTDESNRTESLTLFETQVEVSEYNLKQSNPIFTVKDASEDEAFVEKFVEEYKKEKTNNSAKLKLLDDLIESSSTKCGSSNGSDDTPTVDLSNTIEYTPPKKVVKQEGRESPLSVKSTTSMVQKNLNP